The region TCGATCCCGAGACGTCCGCCGGCGATCTGGCGGATTTCGGGAACGGCGTGGCGATCGGCTCGGGCATCGCGCGCGAGCTGAACCTTGGCATCGGCGACAGGATCCGGCTGATCTCGCCAGATGGCGCCAAGACCCCCTCGGGTACCACGCCGCGGGTGAATGCCTATGAAGTCACCTATATCTTCAGCGCCGGCCGCTATGACATCGACCGCACCCGCATCTACATGCCGCTGGCCGAGGCGCAGAGCTATTTCAACCGCGAGGGTGTGGCCGACGAGATCGAGGTCTTCGTCAGCGACCCCGAGCGGGTGGGCGACTGGACCCCAGCCCTGATGCAGGCTGCGGGCGATCGGTCGCTGGTCTGGACCTGGCAGGACGCCTCGGGTTCGTTCCTCTCGGCCCTCGACATGGAGGATGACGTGATGTTCGTCATCCTGTCGGTGCTGGTGCTGATCGCCTCGATGAACATCACCTCGGGCCTGATCATGCTGGTGAAGAACAAGGGCCGCGACATCGGTATCCTGCGCACCATGGGCCTGACCGAGGGCGCGGTGCTGCGGGTCTTCTTCCTCTGCGGCGCCTTCACCGGCGTCATCGGCACCATTGCGGGCGTGTTGCTGGGCGTGGCTCTCGCGCTGAACGTCGACAATATCATGGCGGCGCTGAATGCGTTGACCGGCGGCGGGGCCTGGCAGCCCGAGGTACGCGGCATCTATCGCCTGCCGGCCGAGTTGCGCGCGTGGGACATCTTCCGGGCGGTGGCGCTGTCGCTGGCGCTCTCGTTCATCGTCACCATCTTCCCCGCGCGCCGCGCCGCGCGCATGAACCCGGTGGAGGCCCTGCGCTATGAATGAGGTGCTGCGGCTTCACGGGGTCAGCAAGACCTATGGCAAGGACGGCCCGGCCCCGGTCGAGGTCTTGTCGGGCATCGACCTGTCGGTGGCGCGGGGCGAGGTGGTGGCGCTGGTCGCGCCCTCCGGGGCGGGAAAGTCGACGCTTCTGCATATCGCCGGGTTGCTGGACACGCCGGACGAGGGGCAGGTGGCCCTGAACGGCCGCGACATGACCGGGCTGCCCGACAAGGCGCGGACCGAAGCGCGCCGCGCCGAGCTGGGCTTTGTCTACCAGTTCCACCACCTGCTGCCGGAATTCACCGCCGCCGAGAACATCATCCTGCCGCAACTGGCCGATGGCGTGGCGGCGCGCGCGGCTTCGGCCCGCGCCACCGACCTGCTGGATCGCGTCGGCCTTGCCCATCGCGCCGCGCACCGCCCGGCCGAGCTTTCAGGGGGCGAGCAACAGCGTGTGGCGTTTTGCCGCGCCCTCGCCAACCAGCCGGCCCTGCTTCTGGCCGACGAGCCGACCGGCAACCTTGACCCCGAAACCTCGGACCGGGTCTTTGATATGCTGATGGCGCTGGTGCGCGAGACCGGCCTTTCGGCCCTGATCGCCACCCATAACCATGACCTCGCCGGGCGCATGGACCGCATCATCACCCTTGGCCGCCCGCTTGCCTGAGAACCGGGCTTGCGGCAGAGTCGGATCAGAACAACCCAGAAGGGGACAGCGATGCGAGCAGTGATTTCGGGTCTGGCCGGCGCGGCGGCGATGGCACTGATGGTGGCCGCCTGTTCGCCCGAACCGCGCGATCTTGATGCGGCGATGGATCCCGAGGAGGGCGCGCGGATGGACTTTGTCAATCTCTGCTCGGATTGCCACGGGCCGGGCGGCAAGGGCGATGGCCGCGCCGCGCCCGGCATGGTACCGCCGCCCGCCGACCTGACCACGATCAGCGCCCGCAATGGCGGGGTCTTCCCCAAGGCACAGGTGGCGGGCCATATCTATGGCCACACCATGGGCCGCTCTGACAGCCCGATGCCGCAATTCGGCGACCTCTTCGCCGGGCCGGAAATCATGTACGAGACCGGCAAGGGTCAGGTGACGCCGACCCCGGCACGGCTGGCGGCGCTGACCGACTACCTCGCAGAGAACCAGGAGTAATGCGGGGGTTTCTTGCCGCCGGCGCGCTGACCGCCGCCTTCCTTCAGCCCGCCGCCGCCGATCCGGCCGAGCAATTCGGGACGGCGATGAAATACGGCCTGCCGCTGGCCGCAGCGGTCTGCGCCGAACGCGACGACCGGCTGGAGGATTTCGCCGTCCGAGGCCTGCTGAACGCCGCGATCGTCTGGGGCATGAAGGAATATCTCGACGGTACCCCCCTGTCGCGCCGCCCCTCCGGCGAGGGCAAGGGCTTTCCCTCCGGCCACACCGCCGCCGCCTTCTTCGGCGCCTCGGACCTCGCCGGCAAATGCTTCGAGGACGACCGAGCCGCCGGCGCCGCGCTGTACGGCGCGGCGGGCTTCACCGGCTGGAGCCGTGTCCATGCCGGCGAGCATACCGTGCCGCAAGTGATGAGCGGCG is a window of Paracoccus zhejiangensis DNA encoding:
- a CDS encoding lipoprotein-releasing ABC transporter permease subunit; translated protein: MASPAPFSRYEFMIAWRYLRARRAEGGVSVMTWISLIGIALGVMALIATLAVRAGFRAEFVDTILGANAHSTVYMAPTSFTNDLTGEVYTQSGVIEDYDALTARIAALPGVTRANAVVKGQVMATAGDSSNVAEVFGVTEADLAAMPRIVDPETSAGDLADFGNGVAIGSGIARELNLGIGDRIRLISPDGAKTPSGTTPRVNAYEVTYIFSAGRYDIDRTRIYMPLAEAQSYFNREGVADEIEVFVSDPERVGDWTPALMQAAGDRSLVWTWQDASGSFLSALDMEDDVMFVILSVLVLIASMNITSGLIMLVKNKGRDIGILRTMGLTEGAVLRVFFLCGAFTGVIGTIAGVLLGVALALNVDNIMAALNALTGGGAWQPEVRGIYRLPAELRAWDIFRAVALSLALSFIVTIFPARRAARMNPVEALRYE
- a CDS encoding ABC transporter ATP-binding protein, translating into MNEVLRLHGVSKTYGKDGPAPVEVLSGIDLSVARGEVVALVAPSGAGKSTLLHIAGLLDTPDEGQVALNGRDMTGLPDKARTEARRAELGFVYQFHHLLPEFTAAENIILPQLADGVAARAASARATDLLDRVGLAHRAAHRPAELSGGEQQRVAFCRALANQPALLLADEPTGNLDPETSDRVFDMLMALVRETGLSALIATHNHDLAGRMDRIITLGRPLA
- a CDS encoding cytochrome c; its protein translation is MRAVISGLAGAAAMALMVAACSPEPRDLDAAMDPEEGARMDFVNLCSDCHGPGGKGDGRAAPGMVPPPADLTTISARNGGVFPKAQVAGHIYGHTMGRSDSPMPQFGDLFAGPEIMYETGKGQVTPTPARLAALTDYLAENQE
- a CDS encoding phosphatase PAP2 family protein gives rise to the protein MRGFLAAGALTAAFLQPAAADPAEQFGTAMKYGLPLAAAVCAERDDRLEDFAVRGLLNAAIVWGMKEYLDGTPLSRRPSGEGKGFPSGHTAAAFFGASDLAGKCFEDDRAAGAALYGAAGFTGWSRVHAGEHTVPQVMSGALIGITFGAASFGIGAQGVGFEMGMRF